In one window of Mucilaginibacter auburnensis DNA:
- the gldC gene encoding gliding motility protein GldC: MKKAEIKLIVELDDNNVPERITWESTDAANKEALPVNAFMLSLWDQHYKNTLKIDLWTKDMPVDEMKRFFYETLQTMGDTFLRATGEKNIVEDLRDYCAHFADKMDIKQ, encoded by the coding sequence ATGAAAAAAGCCGAAATAAAGCTGATAGTTGAGTTAGATGACAATAATGTACCCGAACGTATAACCTGGGAATCAACCGATGCCGCCAACAAAGAAGCGTTACCGGTAAACGCGTTTATGCTGTCGTTATGGGATCAGCATTATAAAAACACGCTAAAGATTGACCTGTGGACTAAAGACATGCCGGTTGATGAAATGAAACGCTTTTTTTATGAAACCCTGCAAACCATGGGCGATACCTTTTTACGTGCAACCGGCGAAAAGAACATTGTAGAAGACCTGCGCGATTACTGTGCCCATTTTGCTGATAAAATGGATATCAAACAATAA
- a CDS encoding DEAD/DEAH box helicase, translating into MSATFEDFDFNRQTLNAIADAGYTEPTPIQQKAIPPILNGQDVMGIAQTGTGKTAAYVLPLIMRLKYAQGEHARALILAPTRELAMQIEENIKTYAKYTDLRVVTVYGGLGPKTQIETINKGVDIIVATPGRFMDIYLAGHIMTKPLQVLVLDEADKMMDMGFMPQINRILEVVPRKRQNLLFSATMSDKVHQLSANFLEFPTVIEVTPQATPAQTVEQKLFHVPNVRTKINLLKKLLDEEGDITKLMVFCKTRTAAEDVYKFLLRKFGDDQVKVLHANKGQNTRINSMNAFKNDEVKILVATDVASRGIDVSDVSHVINFDVPVVIEDYVHRIGRTGRALQSGVAITFCNPAEEYYIRKIQKLIRQTIPVASIPADVFVEETPYEERQDQAKEIDLQKRKEDPDFKGAFHEKKTATQRKKFDAEKAKRTGWVGQPKRSKPKKRH; encoded by the coding sequence ATGTCAGCTACTTTTGAAGACTTTGATTTTAACAGGCAAACCTTAAATGCCATTGCCGATGCAGGTTACACCGAGCCGACTCCCATACAGCAAAAAGCTATTCCGCCTATACTGAATGGGCAGGACGTTATGGGTATTGCGCAAACCGGCACAGGCAAAACCGCAGCTTACGTGTTGCCCTTAATAATGCGGTTAAAATATGCGCAGGGCGAACATGCCCGCGCACTGATCCTTGCACCAACACGCGAGTTGGCTATGCAGATTGAAGAAAATATAAAAACCTACGCTAAGTATACAGATCTGCGTGTCGTTACCGTTTACGGCGGCCTTGGCCCTAAAACGCAGATAGAAACCATCAACAAAGGCGTTGATATAATTGTAGCAACTCCGGGCAGGTTTATGGACATTTACCTGGCTGGTCACATCATGACCAAACCTTTGCAGGTACTGGTTTTAGACGAAGCCGACAAAATGATGGATATGGGTTTTATGCCACAGATCAATCGCATTTTAGAGGTGGTGCCACGCAAGCGCCAAAACCTGCTGTTCTCAGCAACCATGTCTGATAAAGTGCACCAGCTATCGGCCAATTTTTTAGAATTTCCAACCGTTATAGAGGTTACGCCACAAGCTACACCGGCACAAACCGTTGAGCAAAAGTTATTTCACGTGCCTAATGTGCGTACAAAAATAAATCTGCTTAAAAAGCTTTTGGATGAAGAAGGGGATATAACAAAGCTGATGGTTTTTTGTAAAACCCGCACCGCAGCCGAAGATGTTTATAAATTTCTGTTGCGCAAGTTTGGCGATGATCAGGTAAAGGTACTGCACGCTAACAAAGGGCAAAACACGCGTATCAATTCCATGAATGCCTTTAAAAATGATGAGGTAAAAATACTGGTAGCAACGGATGTGGCCTCCCGCGGAATTGATGTAAGCGATGTAAGCCATGTTATCAACTTTGATGTGCCGGTAGTAATTGAAGATTACGTGCACCGCATAGGGCGTACGGGTCGCGCGTTACAAAGCGGCGTAGCCATTACCTTTTGTAATCCGGCAGAAGAATATTATATCCGTAAGATACAAAAGCTGATACGGCAAACCATTCCCGTTGCCTCAATTCCGGCTGATGTATTTGTTGAGGAAACTCCTTACGAGGAGAGACAAGATCAGGCGAAGGAGATAGATTTACAAAAACGCAAAGAAGATCCGGATTTCAAAGGCGCTTTCCACGAGAAAAAGACGGCAACCCAACGCAAAAAGTTTGATGCCGAAAAAGCCAAACGCACAGGTTGGGTAGGTCAGCCAAAAAGATCAAAGCCAAAGAAAAGACACTAA
- a CDS encoding dihydroorotase, producing the protein MATILIKSATIVNEGKQVNADVFIKDGFIERIDSHVDVNADEVINAEGLHLFPGAIDDQVHFREPGLTHKADIYTESRAAVAGGITSFMEMPNTVPNTLTQQLLQDKYDIASRRSLANYSFFMGASNDNIDEVLRTDATRVCGIKVFMGSSTGNMLVDNPTTLENLFSRSPMLIATHCEDEATIKANLAHYKQLYGEDIPVTLHPKIRSEEACYLSSSMAVELAKKHGARLHILHISTEKETHLFDNTIPLKEKRITAEACVHHLWFSDEDYHTKGNLIKWNPAVKTAQDREGILKAVLDGRIDVIATDHAPHTIEEKAQSYLQAPSGGPLVQHALPAMLELYHHGKITLEQIAEKMAHNVAILFQIAKRGFIREGYYADLALVDLNKPWQVNKSNILYKCGWSPFEGATFRSTIEHTIVSGKLAWNKGAFVSNEVGMRMAFER; encoded by the coding sequence ATGGCTACTATCCTCATCAAATCAGCAACTATAGTTAACGAAGGCAAACAAGTTAATGCAGATGTATTTATTAAAGACGGTTTTATTGAACGTATTGATTCCCATGTTGACGTAAACGCTGATGAAGTTATTAATGCTGAAGGCCTGCACCTTTTCCCCGGAGCCATTGATGACCAGGTGCATTTCCGGGAGCCGGGATTAACGCATAAAGCCGATATCTACACAGAATCTCGCGCGGCCGTAGCGGGTGGTATCACCTCTTTTATGGAAATGCCTAACACCGTGCCCAACACACTAACGCAACAATTATTACAGGATAAATACGATATAGCCTCGCGACGCTCATTGGCTAACTACTCCTTTTTTATGGGGGCATCTAATGACAATATTGACGAGGTGTTACGTACCGATGCTACGCGGGTTTGCGGAATTAAGGTATTTATGGGCTCATCAACCGGCAATATGCTGGTGGATAATCCCACTACGTTAGAGAATCTATTCTCCAGATCGCCAATGCTGATCGCTACGCATTGTGAGGATGAGGCTACCATCAAAGCTAACCTGGCGCATTACAAGCAGCTCTATGGTGAAGATATCCCCGTAACCTTGCACCCTAAAATACGCAGCGAAGAGGCTTGTTATTTATCATCTTCTATGGCGGTTGAACTGGCTAAGAAACATGGTGCCCGTTTACACATTCTGCATATCTCTACAGAGAAAGAAACGCATCTTTTTGACAATACCATTCCCCTTAAAGAAAAACGCATAACTGCCGAAGCTTGTGTACACCACCTATGGTTTAGCGATGAGGATTACCACACCAAAGGCAACTTAATAAAATGGAACCCTGCTGTTAAAACTGCGCAAGACCGGGAAGGTATTTTAAAAGCGGTGCTTGATGGCCGCATTGACGTAATTGCAACCGACCACGCCCCGCATACCATTGAAGAGAAAGCGCAAAGCTATTTACAAGCCCCTTCAGGCGGACCATTGGTGCAGCATGCCCTGCCTGCCATGTTAGAGCTTTACCACCATGGTAAAATTACTTTGGAACAGATAGCCGAGAAAATGGCGCATAACGTGGCTATCCTTTTCCAGATAGCTAAACGTGGATTTATACGGGAGGGCTACTATGCCGATCTGGCGTTGGTTGATCTTAACAAACCATGGCAGGTAAACAAAAGCAACATCCTGTATAAATGCGGTTGGAGCCCGTTTGAAGGCGCTACATTCCGTTCAACTATTGAGCATACAATCGTATCGGGCAAACTGGCCTGGAACAAAGGAGCTTTTGTGAGTAATGAAGTGGGAATGAGGATGGCTTTTGAAAGATAG
- a CDS encoding SRPBCC family protein → MSNISLITKIDIHRPAAEVWEALTDPEIIKQYFFGTDVKTDWKQGSAIVWTGEWQGKTYQDKGKVLEIDPGRYVKYSYWSSMSGTEDKPENYQNVSYRLNEVNGITTLELTQDNIKDEAAKQHSEQNWQMVFGKMKELLERPKVK, encoded by the coding sequence ATGTCAAACATCAGCTTAATAACCAAAATTGATATTCATAGGCCTGCCGCCGAGGTGTGGGAGGCTTTGACAGATCCGGAGATTATTAAACAGTACTTTTTTGGCACCGATGTTAAAACAGATTGGAAGCAAGGTAGCGCGATAGTATGGACAGGCGAATGGCAAGGTAAAACCTATCAGGATAAGGGCAAAGTGTTGGAGATCGATCCTGGGCGCTATGTGAAATATAGCTATTGGAGCAGTATGAGCGGTACAGAGGATAAGCCCGAAAACTACCAGAACGTTAGCTACAGGCTAAATGAAGTAAATGGTATAACTACTTTAGAACTAACGCAAGACAATATTAAAGACGAAGCCGCCAAACAGCACTCAGAGCAAAACTGGCAAATGGTTTTTGGCAAAATGAAAGAGCTGTTGGAAAGGCCGAAAGTAAAATAA
- a CDS encoding cation:proton antiporter, translating to MIHLPHLITDLGLILAAAGFTTLIFKKIKQPIVLGYILAGLLVGPHFTLLPTVADDESIKIWAEIGVIFLLFNLGLEFSFKKLANVGGTASVTAVVEVVFMLFIGYLAGVAMGWKTMDAIFLGGILSISSTTIIIRAFEELNVKHKKFAGLVFGVLIVEDLVAILLLVLLSTLAVSQQFSGTEMLVSVLKLVFFLTLWFLGGIFLIPTFLKRTRSLMTDETMLIVSIALCIAMVILAVQVGFSPALGAFIMGSILAETTQAERIEHLTKSVKDLFAAVFFVSVGMLIDPGVLVDYALPIVVITVATVFGKFISSASGMLLSGQSLKNSVQSGMSLAQIGEFSFIIATLGLSLKVTSDFLYPIAVAVSAVTTFTTPYLIKLSEPFYKFLEQKLPQRWVKGLSRYSSDTQNITTMSDWKKLLKAYAYNSFIHGVIMVGIIVASMKYLHPFITENITNGLKGTLITIGISFVVMAPFLWAFTLRRIEKKAYSHLWLNKKDSRGPLVVLELLRILFGLLFVGFLLIQYFDKWLGITLILLTIGGAVLLFSRRLQSFYDRLETRFLRNLNEREEQQNAKNKIAPWDTHLAQFEISPQSSFIGKTLMELGIREQYGVNIALIERGKLVIPTPGPNERLYPMDKLTVIGTDEEIAAVKALAEEFTPDDDNQNVKKSMELQQVVISSNSPVCGISIRQSGIRENAQGLIAGIERDGNRVLNPESTWVFKPGDIVWIVGNKRKIVELLR from the coding sequence ATGATCCATTTACCTCATTTAATAACCGACCTTGGGCTTATTTTGGCCGCAGCCGGTTTTACTACTTTAATCTTTAAAAAAATAAAACAACCCATTGTATTGGGTTACATATTGGCGGGCTTATTGGTTGGTCCGCATTTTACATTGTTACCCACCGTTGCCGATGATGAAAGCATAAAAATATGGGCCGAAATAGGTGTTATATTCCTGCTGTTTAACCTGGGTTTGGAGTTTAGCTTTAAGAAGCTGGCCAACGTGGGTGGAACCGCATCAGTAACTGCTGTGGTAGAGGTGGTATTTATGTTGTTCATTGGCTATTTGGCTGGTGTAGCCATGGGCTGGAAAACAATGGACGCCATATTTTTAGGCGGCATACTATCCATCTCATCAACCACCATTATTATCAGGGCATTTGAAGAACTCAACGTAAAGCATAAAAAGTTTGCGGGATTGGTTTTTGGCGTACTGATCGTTGAAGATCTGGTAGCCATATTGCTTTTGGTATTACTGTCTACTTTGGCTGTTAGTCAGCAATTCTCAGGCACCGAAATGTTGGTGTCTGTGCTGAAACTGGTGTTCTTCCTTACGCTTTGGTTCTTAGGCGGGATCTTCCTCATTCCAACCTTTCTGAAAAGAACCCGCAGTTTAATGACCGATGAGACCATGCTCATCGTATCAATTGCATTATGTATAGCCATGGTTATACTGGCCGTTCAGGTAGGCTTTTCGCCCGCGTTAGGAGCCTTCATTATGGGTTCCATATTGGCAGAGACCACGCAGGCTGAGCGTATTGAACATTTAACCAAATCTGTTAAGGACCTGTTTGCGGCTGTGTTTTTCGTGTCGGTTGGTATGCTGATAGATCCAGGTGTACTGGTTGATTATGCTTTGCCTATTGTTGTCATTACCGTAGCAACGGTATTTGGCAAATTTATAAGCAGCGCGTCGGGTATGTTGCTTTCAGGGCAATCATTAAAAAATTCCGTTCAATCAGGGATGAGTTTGGCGCAAATAGGAGAATTTTCTTTCATCATCGCAACACTGGGGCTTTCACTCAAGGTTACCAGCGATTTCCTTTATCCAATAGCTGTTGCAGTGTCTGCCGTAACAACTTTCACTACGCCCTATCTCATTAAATTATCAGAGCCTTTTTATAAGTTTTTAGAGCAAAAACTCCCGCAAAGGTGGGTGAAGGGTTTAAGCCGTTACAGTTCGGATACGCAGAATATTACTACAATGAGCGACTGGAAGAAGCTGTTGAAGGCTTACGCCTATAACTCCTTTATTCACGGTGTTATAATGGTGGGTATTATTGTGGCATCTATGAAATACCTACATCCTTTTATCACCGAAAATATTACTAACGGATTAAAAGGCACACTGATAACCATAGGTATATCGTTTGTGGTTATGGCTCCGTTTTTATGGGCGTTCACCCTCCGGAGAATTGAAAAGAAAGCCTACTCGCATTTATGGTTAAACAAAAAAGATAGCAGGGGGCCGCTTGTTGTACTTGAATTACTGCGTATACTCTTCGGCTTGTTATTTGTTGGCTTTCTGCTGATCCAGTATTTTGATAAATGGTTAGGTATAACTTTAATATTGCTGACGATAGGCGGCGCCGTGCTGCTATTTTCAAGACGATTACAATCTTTTTACGATCGTTTGGAAACCCGCTTTTTACGGAACCTGAACGAGCGGGAAGAGCAACAAAATGCGAAAAATAAAATAGCGCCATGGGACACGCACCTGGCCCAATTTGAGATATCGCCTCAATCAAGTTTTATAGGTAAAACACTGATGGAGTTAGGCATACGCGAGCAATACGGCGTAAACATAGCGTTGATAGAACGAGGAAAGCTGGTGATACCAACCCCCGGACCCAATGAACGATTATACCCGATGGATAAACTCACCGTAATTGGTACTGACGAAGAAATTGCAGCAGTAAAAGCACTTGCTGAAGAGTTTACGCCTGATGACGACAATCAAAACGTAAAGAAGAGTATGGAATTACAACAAGTGGTAATATCATCCAACTCTCCGGTTTGTGGTATCTCTATAAGGCAGTCGGGTATACGGGAAAATGCTCAGGGCCTTATTGCCGGTATTGAACGTGATGGTAACCGTGTGCTCAATCCCGAATCAACCTGGGTATTTAAGCCCGGAGATATTGTTTGGATAGTTGGCAACAAGCGGAAAATTGTAGAGTTGCTGCGTTAA
- a CDS encoding helix-turn-helix transcriptional regulator → MNRIDRISAILIQLQSRRVVKAADIAERFNISLRTVYRDVKTLEEAGIPLIGEAGVGYSIMDGYRLPPVMFTREEATAFLTAEKFVETLTDASTSSNYRSAMYKVRAVLKNNEKELLEGMDDRIEVLQGMARANVNPTDHIQTILQSIGQKKVLSLNYFAQHSQELTKRFVEPVGIFYSANYWHLIAWCRLRNSYRDFRVDRIKNLSITDEQFESEHPTLKEYIAKTACEQNLERVVISVDRKIHSHLEHQKYYSGFVSERTVGDSIEMTFLTTSVEGFARWYMMFGEYADILESENLKEYVKAKLEAIYIRINQDVQVV, encoded by the coding sequence ATGAATCGCATCGACCGCATATCTGCCATCCTGATACAACTGCAATCGCGCAGGGTAGTAAAAGCTGCTGACATTGCCGAACGTTTTAACATCAGCTTACGCACAGTTTATCGCGACGTGAAAACTTTGGAAGAAGCAGGTATCCCTTTGATAGGTGAGGCCGGCGTAGGTTACTCCATTATGGATGGTTACCGGCTACCGCCTGTAATGTTTACCCGGGAGGAAGCCACCGCCTTTTTAACAGCCGAAAAGTTTGTGGAGACCTTAACAGATGCCTCTACCAGCAGTAACTACCGCTCGGCTATGTACAAGGTAAGGGCTGTGTTAAAAAATAATGAAAAGGAACTGCTGGAAGGGATGGATGACAGGATAGAAGTACTGCAAGGAATGGCGCGCGCCAACGTTAACCCAACAGACCATATCCAAACCATATTGCAAAGCATAGGGCAGAAAAAGGTTTTGTCTTTAAATTATTTTGCGCAGCATAGTCAGGAGTTAACTAAGCGCTTTGTTGAGCCGGTGGGCATATTTTATTCAGCTAATTACTGGCACCTCATTGCATGGTGCAGGCTGCGAAACTCATACCGCGACTTCAGGGTTGACCGCATCAAAAACCTTTCAATAACAGATGAACAATTTGAAAGTGAGCATCCAACGCTTAAGGAATATATAGCTAAAACCGCCTGCGAGCAAAACTTGGAGCGTGTGGTGATCAGCGTTGACAGAAAAATACACTCGCATTTGGAGCATCAAAAGTATTATAGTGGCTTTGTATCTGAAAGAACGGTGGGAGATAGCATTGAAATGACCTTTTTAACTACCTCTGTTGAAGGTTTTGCACGTTGGTATATGATGTTTGGCGAGTACGCCGATATTTTAGAGTCGGAAAACTTAAAAGAGTATGTTAAAGCTAAACTGGAGGCTATTTATATACGCATCAATCAGGATGTTCAGGTAGTTTGA
- the hscA gene encoding Fe-S protein assembly chaperone HscA: MAKVSINLATGSIQKEEIIVGIDLGTTNSLVAFINPDKNPQVINDMGKGVLVPSVVHFGEAGEITVGNEAKNYLVTDPQNTIFSVKRLLGRAYKDIANYKNFFSYKVIDDDSESLVKINVGDKFYTPIELSSLILKELKARAEHALKTPVNRAVITVPAYFNDSQRQATRDAGKLAGLDVLRIVNEPTAASLAYGIGLNPEETKTIAVYDLGGGTFDVSILQIQNGIFEVLSTNGDTFLGGDDFDRAIVDHWIAQNQLNADEVSHNRELTQALRLKAEEAKKAFAHQSLFNEKIGDIWCTLDRVTFEQLILPKVQQTIKACENALKDAKLNVKQIDEVVMVGGSTRTALVKKMVSDFFGRPVHDDVNPDEVVALGAAIQADVLAGNRRDILLLDVTPLSLGIETMGGLMDVIIPRNSKVPTKAGRQYTTSKDGQVNMKIAVYQGERDLIAENRKLAEFELKGIPAMPAGFPKVDINFLLNADGILKIQAIELRSGVKQEVEVKPTYGITDDQVEQMLMDSITHAKDDVAQRMVIEARTEGEQMIYTVERFLQKNGEHVTEEETTETHKLLAELKQELTGGDKDRIHKAIDTLNEYTRPFAERLMDTAIATAMKGKKVD; the protein is encoded by the coding sequence ATGGCTAAAGTTTCTATCAACCTGGCGACAGGCTCTATACAAAAAGAAGAAATTATTGTAGGTATTGACCTGGGTACTACCAACTCTTTGGTGGCCTTTATCAATCCCGACAAAAACCCACAGGTGATAAACGACATGGGTAAAGGTGTATTGGTACCCTCAGTGGTTCATTTTGGTGAAGCCGGCGAAATTACCGTTGGTAATGAAGCTAAAAACTACCTGGTAACCGACCCGCAAAACACTATATTTTCTGTTAAGCGACTTTTAGGCCGTGCATACAAAGACATAGCTAACTACAAGAACTTCTTCTCTTATAAGGTAATTGATGATGATTCTGAAAGCCTGGTTAAAATAAACGTGGGCGACAAGTTCTACACCCCTATTGAACTTTCGTCGCTAATACTAAAAGAGCTAAAAGCACGTGCCGAACACGCTTTAAAAACGCCGGTTAACCGTGCTGTAATCACTGTTCCGGCATATTTTAATGATTCGCAGCGGCAGGCTACCCGCGATGCCGGCAAACTGGCCGGGTTAGACGTACTACGAATTGTTAATGAACCTACTGCCGCGAGTTTAGCTTACGGTATAGGCTTAAACCCCGAAGAGACCAAAACCATAGCCGTTTATGACTTAGGCGGCGGTACTTTTGACGTTTCCATACTACAGATACAGAACGGCATTTTTGAGGTATTATCTACCAATGGCGATACCTTTTTAGGTGGCGATGATTTTGACCGCGCCATTGTTGACCATTGGATTGCGCAAAACCAGCTGAATGCTGATGAGGTTAGCCATAACCGCGAACTAACCCAGGCCTTACGCTTAAAAGCGGAAGAAGCCAAAAAGGCATTTGCCCACCAAAGTCTGTTCAACGAAAAGATTGGCGATATATGGTGCACCTTAGACCGCGTTACATTTGAGCAGTTGATACTGCCAAAGGTTCAACAAACCATTAAAGCCTGCGAGAATGCCCTGAAAGATGCCAAATTGAACGTTAAGCAGATTGACGAGGTAGTTATGGTAGGTGGCTCTACCCGCACAGCACTTGTTAAGAAAATGGTATCCGACTTTTTTGGTCGCCCGGTGCATGATGATGTTAACCCTGATGAGGTTGTGGCGCTTGGCGCTGCTATTCAGGCGGATGTTTTGGCAGGTAACCGCAGGGATATTTTGTTACTGGATGTTACACCTCTGTCCTTAGGTATTGAGACCATGGGTGGGCTGATGGATGTGATCATCCCGCGTAACAGCAAGGTGCCAACTAAAGCAGGCCGACAGTACACCACATCAAAAGACGGGCAGGTAAATATGAAGATAGCTGTTTATCAGGGTGAACGTGACCTGATAGCCGAGAACCGTAAACTGGCTGAATTTGAATTAAAAGGCATACCTGCTATGCCGGCAGGCTTCCCTAAGGTGGACATTAACTTTTTGCTGAACGCCGATGGCATTTTAAAGATACAGGCTATTGAACTACGTTCGGGTGTGAAGCAGGAGGTGGAGGTTAAGCCTACTTACGGTATTACTGATGACCAGGTGGAGCAAATGCTAATGGACAGCATTACCCACGCTAAAGATGATGTAGCCCAACGCATGGTAATAGAAGCCCGTACAGAGGGTGAGCAGATGATATACACCGTTGAGCGCTTCCTGCAAAAGAACGGGGAACACGTTACTGAAGAGGAAACTACTGAAACTCATAAGCTATTAGCTGAGCTAAAACAGGAACTCACCGGTGGCGACAAAGACCGCATACACAAAGCCATTGATACTTTGAATGAATATACCCGCCCCTTTGCTGAGCGTTTAATGGATACTGCCATTGCTACAGCAATGAAGGGCAAGAAGGTAGATTAA
- a CDS encoding phosphoglycerate kinase — MKTIDQINFSGKKALIRVDFNVPLDENGNITDDNRITAALPTIKKIIKDGGAVILMSHMGRPKNGPNEKDSLKHVIKHLSDLLGVQVEFADDCIGEQATEKAQALKDGQVLLLENLRFYKEEEKGDADFAKKLAALGDVYVNDAFGTAHRAHASTAVIAQFFPDAKYFGYLMGAELSNAEKVLNNPERPFTAIMGGSKVSDKILLIERLLDKVDNLIIGGGMAYTFAKANGGNIGTSLVELEKLQLALDLVQKAKDKGVKLLLPLDNVIADDFNNNAKTDVAKTGEIPDNWMGLDIGPETVKLFSEVIENSKTILWNGPMGVFEMDTFMVGTKAVADAVVKATSAGAFSLIGGGDSAAAVSKFGLTADVSYVSTGGGALLEYMEGKELPGVKAINED; from the coding sequence ATGAAAACAATTGACCAGATAAATTTTTCGGGAAAGAAAGCGCTAATACGCGTTGATTTTAACGTTCCTTTAGATGAGAACGGAAACATTACAGATGACAACCGCATAACCGCGGCCCTGCCTACCATCAAAAAAATTATTAAAGATGGTGGCGCCGTGATCTTAATGTCGCACATGGGCCGCCCTAAAAACGGACCCAACGAAAAAGACTCATTAAAACACGTTATAAAGCATTTATCTGATCTGTTAGGTGTGCAGGTTGAGTTTGCTGATGACTGTATTGGCGAACAAGCTACAGAAAAAGCGCAAGCGCTTAAAGACGGCCAGGTATTACTTTTAGAGAACCTGCGTTTTTACAAAGAAGAAGAAAAAGGCGATGCTGATTTTGCGAAGAAATTAGCTGCTTTAGGTGATGTTTATGTGAATGATGCATTTGGTACTGCGCATCGCGCACACGCCTCAACTGCCGTTATTGCACAGTTTTTTCCTGATGCAAAATACTTTGGTTACCTGATGGGCGCCGAGTTAAGTAATGCCGAAAAAGTATTGAACAATCCGGAGCGCCCGTTCACGGCCATTATGGGTGGTTCAAAGGTATCTGATAAGATATTATTGATTGAGCGTTTATTAGATAAAGTTGATAACCTGATTATTGGAGGTGGTATGGCTTACACTTTTGCAAAGGCAAATGGTGGAAACATTGGTACCTCACTGGTTGAATTGGAGAAACTGCAACTGGCGCTTGACCTGGTACAAAAAGCAAAAGATAAAGGCGTTAAATTGTTATTGCCTTTGGATAACGTTATAGCCGACGACTTCAACAACAATGCTAAAACAGATGTGGCTAAAACAGGAGAGATACCGGATAACTGGATGGGATTAGATATTGGTCCGGAAACTGTTAAACTATTTAGTGAAGTGATAGAGAATTCAAAGACCATTTTATGGAACGGCCCGATGGGTGTGTTTGAAATGGATACCTTTATGGTGGGCACCAAAGCGGTGGCTGATGCGGTTGTTAAGGCTACTTCAGCAGGCGCGTTCTCGCTGATAGGTGGTGGTGACTCGGCAGCAGCTGTATCTAAATTTGGATTAACTGCCGATGTTAGCTACGTATCAACCGGCGGTGGCGCTTTATTAGAATACATGGAAGGTAAAGAACTTCCCGGTGTTAAAGCTATCAACGAGGACTAA
- a CDS encoding GNAT family N-acetyltransferase, whose product MIKFIKVEEALPLRNVVLREGKLTPDECRFPSDNLPGNFHLGYFDNEQLICIASFHPQSYGEYTGLGYQLRGMATADGYRGKAIGYQLVDFAKLHLQKINASYVWCNARQVAVRFYERLGFEIVSDQFEVPGIGPHYAMYAKL is encoded by the coding sequence ATGATAAAGTTTATAAAAGTTGAAGAAGCACTTCCGTTGCGCAACGTTGTGTTGAGAGAAGGAAAGCTCACGCCTGATGAATGCCGTTTCCCGTCAGACAACCTGCCCGGCAATTTTCATTTAGGATATTTTGATAACGAGCAACTGATTTGTATTGCTTCATTTCATCCTCAAAGTTATGGCGAGTACACTGGTTTAGGCTACCAACTGCGAGGCATGGCCACAGCCGATGGTTACCGCGGCAAAGCAATAGGATACCAACTGGTTGATTTTGCTAAACTCCATTTGCAAAAAATAAATGCCAGCTATGTATGGTGCAATGCCCGGCAGGTGGCTGTTAGGTTTTATGAGCGCCTGGGTTTTGAAATTGTATCTGATCAGTTTGAAGTGCCGGGTATTGGTCCGCATTACGCTATGTATGCTAAACTATAA